One Nitrospinaceae bacterium DNA window includes the following coding sequences:
- a CDS encoding SDR family oxidoreductase, with protein sequence MRLKDKIALVTGASQGIGRVIACRMAAEGARVVLTARNEPNLQKTSKLIAAAGGSSLVIPADLADKKSLVNLIEKTLAEWGAIDILVNNSGIIGPTKRCEEISRQEWDECMSVNMTGVFLLTQAALPAMKKNRSGTIINVGSVTGKRPLPGRMPYAAAKMALVGFTRTLAFEVGDFGITANVICPGSTEGPRIDRVCREMAIAEKISIEDAATTFTAPAALKRFVLPEDHAGICVFLASDDGANVTGQDINVSGGLVWY encoded by the coding sequence TTGCGCCTGAAAGATAAGATCGCCCTCGTCACCGGGGCGAGCCAGGGAATCGGTCGGGTGATTGCCTGCCGCATGGCCGCCGAGGGAGCGCGGGTGGTTCTCACCGCTCGAAACGAACCCAACCTCCAGAAAACCTCGAAATTAATTGCAGCGGCGGGCGGAAGTAGCCTCGTCATCCCTGCGGACCTCGCTGACAAAAAATCTTTGGTGAATCTGATAGAAAAAACGCTTGCCGAATGGGGCGCGATAGACATTCTTGTCAATAATTCTGGCATCATCGGCCCCACAAAGCGGTGCGAGGAGATTTCTCGCCAAGAGTGGGATGAGTGTATGTCTGTCAACATGACCGGCGTTTTTTTGTTGACCCAGGCGGCTCTTCCCGCCATGAAAAAGAATCGCTCTGGCACAATTATTAACGTGGGCTCCGTTACGGGAAAGCGCCCGCTACCCGGTAGGATGCCCTACGCAGCGGCAAAAATGGCCCTTGTCGGATTTACCCGAACACTTGCCTTCGAGGTGGGTGATTTCGGGATTACGGCCAACGTGATTTGCCCCGGCTCGACCGAGGGTCCGCGCATTGATCGTGTCTGCCGGGAAATGGCTATCGCCGAGAAAATATCAATCGAGGACGCCGCCACCACGTTTACGGCGCCTGCTGCTCTTAAACGATTTGTCCTTCCTGAGGATCATGCTGGCATCTGTGTTTTTCTCGCCTCGGACGATGGGGCGAATGTCACTGGACAGGATATCAACGTCTCAGGCGGTCTTGTCTGGTATTAG
- the mdh gene encoding malate dehydrogenase yields the protein MGRPKITIVGAGNVGATAAHWAAARELGDIILLDIVEGVPQGKALDLYEAAPVEGFDCRVTGSNDYDDTKDSDIVVVTAGIARKPGMSRDDLISTNAGIVGSVTDEIVKRSPNCILVIVSNPLDVMVTKAHMQCNFPRERIVGMAGVLDSARFRAFISMELNVSVEDISATVLGGHGDSMVPLPRYSTVSGIPITALMKPDRIEALVQRTRDGGAEIVNFLKTGSAFYAPGASVVQMVESILKDKKRILPCAALLQGEYGQDGIFMGVPVKLGSGGVEEVIELDLTDEEKSAFDNSADHVRELIKTLS from the coding sequence ATGGGCCGACCAAAAATCACTATAGTCGGAGCCGGAAACGTAGGTGCCACCGCCGCCCATTGGGCTGCAGCGCGTGAACTTGGAGATATTATCCTTCTCGATATCGTCGAGGGAGTTCCTCAGGGCAAAGCGCTTGACCTCTACGAGGCGGCCCCTGTCGAGGGATTTGACTGCCGCGTAACTGGTTCAAACGACTACGATGACACGAAAGATTCCGACATCGTAGTTGTCACAGCCGGTATCGCCAGAAAGCCGGGGATGAGCCGGGATGATCTCATCTCCACCAACGCGGGAATCGTTGGTTCAGTTACTGACGAAATCGTCAAGCGCTCTCCGAACTGCATCTTGGTTATCGTTTCAAATCCATTGGATGTCATGGTCACGAAGGCGCACATGCAGTGCAATTTCCCGCGCGAGCGAATTGTGGGGATGGCCGGTGTCCTGGACAGTGCGCGCTTCCGTGCGTTCATCTCGATGGAATTGAACGTCTCGGTTGAGGATATTAGTGCTACGGTTCTTGGTGGGCACGGGGACAGCATGGTTCCTCTGCCTCGGTACAGTACTGTTTCAGGCATTCCAATCACGGCATTGATGAAGCCCGACCGAATCGAGGCGCTCGTTCAGCGCACCCGGGACGGTGGTGCTGAGATAGTAAATTTCCTTAAAACGGGGAGCGCCTTTTATGCACCTGGCGCCTCGGTTGTTCAAATGGTTGAGTCGATTTTGAAGGACAAAAAACGAATTCTTCCTTGCGCCGCTCTGCTTCAGGGCGAATATGGCCAGGACGGTATTTTCATGGGTGTACCGGTGAAACTCGGTTCAGGCGGTGTAGAAGAGGTCATCGAGCTTGATCTGACCGACGAGGAAAAATCGGCATTTGACAATTCAGCAGACCATGTACGTGAGTTGATAAAAACGCTGTCCTAA
- the sucC gene encoding ADP-forming succinate--CoA ligase subunit beta: MNIHEYQGKELFKKYGVTVPGGKVASTPEEAEAIAKELGGTVIVKAQIHAGGRGKGGGVKLAKDPAEAKKVASEILGMTLVTHQTGPEGRFVKKVLVEEASEIANELYVSIVLDRATGRPTIMASTEGGMDIEEVAANTPDKLLKVQIDPAIGVWPSTARRVAYGLGLEGDQAKDGAKFVTNLYKFYDEMDCSLVEINPLVQTKDGRVFALDAKVNFDDNAIYRHKDVGEMRDTDEEDPLEVEASKYNLNYIKLDGEVACMVNGAGLAMATMDIIKLSGSSPANFLDVGGGANKEMVENAFRILMDDDDVKAVFINIFGGILRCDVLAEGVVEAVKTVNVNVPIVIRMEGTNVEKGREILENSGLDFTVGNGMADSAEKVVAALKR, from the coding sequence ATGAATATCCACGAGTATCAAGGTAAAGAGCTTTTTAAAAAGTACGGTGTGACGGTTCCTGGCGGGAAGGTGGCGAGTACGCCTGAGGAAGCCGAAGCCATTGCTAAGGAATTGGGTGGAACAGTGATCGTTAAGGCGCAAATTCATGCCGGTGGGCGTGGAAAGGGCGGTGGCGTCAAGCTTGCCAAAGACCCGGCCGAGGCGAAAAAAGTTGCTTCCGAAATACTTGGGATGACGTTGGTGACGCACCAAACAGGGCCAGAGGGCCGCTTTGTTAAAAAGGTGCTTGTCGAGGAGGCCAGCGAAATAGCCAACGAGCTTTATGTGAGCATTGTTCTGGATCGCGCTACGGGGCGACCAACGATAATGGCGAGCACCGAGGGCGGCATGGATATCGAAGAGGTAGCCGCCAATACCCCCGATAAACTTCTCAAGGTTCAGATCGATCCGGCCATCGGAGTATGGCCTTCGACAGCTCGCCGCGTTGCCTACGGCCTTGGCCTTGAGGGTGATCAGGCAAAAGACGGCGCGAAATTCGTGACGAATCTTTATAAGTTCTACGATGAGATGGACTGCTCTCTTGTCGAGATTAATCCCCTTGTTCAGACGAAGGACGGTCGAGTATTCGCTCTCGATGCAAAAGTAAACTTTGATGACAACGCCATTTATCGACACAAAGATGTTGGTGAAATGCGCGACACCGATGAGGAAGACCCTCTTGAGGTCGAGGCGTCAAAATATAATCTCAACTACATCAAACTCGACGGGGAAGTTGCATGCATGGTTAATGGCGCGGGGCTCGCGATGGCGACCATGGACATTATCAAGCTGAGCGGTTCTTCCCCCGCGAATTTCCTCGATGTCGGCGGTGGTGCAAATAAGGAGATGGTAGAGAATGCTTTTCGCATCTTGATGGACGACGATGATGTGAAAGCCGTTTTTATTAACATCTTCGGCGGTATTCTTCGCTGTGATGTGCTTGCCGAAGGCGTGGTCGAGGCAGTGAAAACGGTGAATGTCAATGTTCCCATTGTAATTCGGATGGAGGGAACGAACGTCGAGAAGGGCCGGGAGATTCTTGAAAATTCTGGTCTGGACTTTACTGTAGGTAATGGAATGGCCGACTCCGCTGAAAAAGTGGTGGCGGCCCTTAAACGGTAA
- the ndk gene encoding nucleoside-diphosphate kinase, protein MERTFAMIKPDATERGIAGKIVSRIEAEGFRILGMRLVSMTKSQAEGFYNVHRERPFFGDLTGFMSSGQTVVLALERDNAIKHWRDVMGATNPEEAAEGTIRKELGESIERNSTHGSDAPDTAAFELGYWFPGVDLGG, encoded by the coding sequence ATGGAACGTACATTCGCGATGATCAAGCCTGATGCCACTGAGCGTGGAATTGCCGGAAAAATTGTCTCCCGGATTGAGGCGGAAGGATTTCGTATTTTGGGTATGCGTCTGGTCTCGATGACGAAGTCGCAGGCTGAGGGTTTCTACAATGTTCACCGGGAGCGCCCGTTTTTTGGCGACCTGACAGGTTTTATGTCCTCAGGGCAGACTGTTGTTCTGGCGCTTGAGCGGGACAACGCTATCAAACATTGGCGCGATGTGATGGGAGCGACCAACCCCGAGGAGGCCGCCGAGGGAACTATACGCAAAGAGTTGGGCGAGAGTATTGAGCGCAACTCCACGCATGGCTCTGATGCCCCGGATACGGCGGCCTTCGAGCTTGGATACTGGTTTCCGGGTGTGGATCTGGGCGGATAG
- the rsmA gene encoding ribosomal RNA small subunit methyltransferase A has product MAHQPKKRFGQHFLRDEAALSQIIELGRLTDTDRVLEIGAGDGTLTRRLLGAGARVTAIEIDRDILPILEKLSHEREHLEIIAGDAMKIDHFTLPTPMKVIANLPYQIASGIIADLSSRPDWFPTMVVMVQREVGKRLAADPGGKDYGTLTLWVGHRYEVKIKRIVPPESFNPPPKVDSAIILLTARKAPRVQVEDEEIYFSLIRKAFSMRRKTILNNLRSWTLQGGERLDWLNILESAEIETRRRAETLSAEDFARIAQAIRL; this is encoded by the coding sequence ATGGCACATCAACCTAAAAAACGGTTTGGGCAGCATTTTTTAAGAGACGAGGCAGCGCTCTCTCAAATCATTGAACTAGGTAGACTTACGGACACGGACCGTGTCCTTGAGATAGGCGCAGGAGATGGGACCCTGACTAGGAGACTCCTTGGGGCGGGTGCCCGGGTCACCGCAATCGAGATAGATCGAGATATCCTCCCTATCCTCGAAAAACTCTCCCATGAACGCGAACACCTCGAAATCATAGCGGGTGATGCCATGAAAATTGATCATTTCACCCTTCCCACGCCGATGAAAGTCATTGCAAACCTGCCTTATCAGATAGCCTCGGGGATCATCGCTGACTTGAGTTCGCGGCCCGATTGGTTTCCCACGATGGTGGTGATGGTCCAGCGCGAAGTCGGCAAGCGGCTGGCTGCAGATCCGGGAGGAAAGGACTACGGCACACTCACTCTCTGGGTCGGGCATCGCTATGAGGTCAAAATCAAGCGTATCGTGCCTCCGGAGTCCTTCAATCCCCCTCCCAAGGTCGATTCGGCTATTATTTTATTGACAGCAAGAAAGGCGCCTCGGGTCCAAGTGGAGGATGAGGAAATCTATTTTTCCTTGATTCGCAAAGCGTTTTCAATGCGCCGAAAAACTATCCTCAACAACTTGCGCTCGTGGACCCTGCAGGGAGGAGAGCGGCTAGACTGGCTCAACATCCTTGAATCTGCGGAAATCGAGACTCGCCGCCGCGCCGAAACCCTCTCGGCAGAGGATTTTGCCCGCATAGCCCAGGCCATCCGGCTCTAA
- a CDS encoding SDR family oxidoreductase, translating into MRLKGKVAIVTGASQGIGQVIAQVMAREGARTVLAARSESNLEETAKLIADEGGISHMIPTDITDEASVEKLIKETISHFGGVDILINNSGVAGPMKAVEDISVKEWEECFEVNVTGMFLCCKHAIPVMKEKRSGRIVNISSMTGKRPLVHRSPYAASKMAVIGLTRTLAFEVGEFGVTVNTVCPGATEGERIRRVIANESKALGISLEQAESNFTGALNTLVLPEDTANMCVFLCSEEGRHMTGQDINVTAGLCWY; encoded by the coding sequence ATGCGACTTAAAGGTAAGGTGGCTATTGTCACCGGCGCCAGTCAGGGTATTGGGCAGGTCATTGCTCAGGTAATGGCCCGCGAGGGGGCGAGGACAGTTCTCGCCGCCCGCTCCGAGAGCAACCTTGAGGAAACCGCGAAGCTGATTGCCGATGAAGGCGGTATCTCTCATATGATTCCCACCGACATCACGGATGAAGCTTCCGTTGAAAAATTAATAAAAGAAACCATCTCTCATTTCGGGGGGGTCGACATCCTGATCAATAATTCGGGTGTCGCCGGACCTATGAAGGCGGTTGAGGATATTTCCGTCAAGGAGTGGGAGGAGTGCTTTGAGGTGAATGTGACGGGAATGTTTCTTTGTTGCAAACACGCCATTCCTGTCATGAAGGAAAAACGCTCGGGGCGCATTGTTAACATCAGCTCGATGACCGGGAAGCGGCCCCTGGTCCACCGTTCTCCCTACGCGGCCTCGAAGATGGCTGTCATCGGCTTGACGCGCACCCTTGCCTTCGAGGTGGGCGAGTTCGGCGTCACCGTGAACACGGTATGTCCGGGCGCCACTGAGGGAGAAAGAATTCGCCGCGTTATTGCTAATGAGTCGAAGGCGCTGGGGATCTCCCTTGAACAAGCCGAGAGTAATTTCACGGGCGCCCTCAACACGCTGGTTCTTCCCGAGGATACGGCCAATATGTGTGTTTTCCTGTGCTCCGAGGAGGGGCGCCACATGACCGGCCAGGACATCAACGTAACGGCGGGGCTTTGCTGGTATTAG
- the sucD gene encoding succinate--CoA ligase subunit alpha, with product MTILINKDTRVLVQGITGREGGFHAGQCQNYSQEFAGGGGAVVAGVTPGKGGQMADGIPVFNTVVEAVAETGANASLIFVPPPFAADAIVESLDADVPIVVCVTEGIPVRDMVNVHRHRQGKDNVLIGPNCPGIISPDECKMGIMPGHIHKKGTIGVISKSGTLTYEVVAQLTEQGLGQTTCVGIGGDPIIGTMYIELLERFEADPETEAIIMIGEIGGSAESDAARWAKENVTKPMVGFIAGQTAPPGRRMGHAGAIISGGEGTAAEKMRVMDECGIHVSKSPGDMGITMARALGKA from the coding sequence TTGACCATTCTCATTAACAAAGACACGCGTGTTCTCGTTCAGGGTATCACCGGACGAGAGGGCGGATTTCATGCAGGGCAATGTCAAAATTACAGCCAAGAATTTGCTGGTGGTGGTGGGGCGGTAGTCGCTGGTGTGACGCCCGGTAAGGGTGGTCAAATGGCTGACGGCATTCCGGTATTTAATACAGTGGTGGAGGCTGTGGCGGAAACGGGCGCGAATGCGTCGTTGATTTTTGTGCCGCCGCCATTTGCTGCTGATGCGATTGTAGAGTCTCTGGATGCGGACGTTCCCATCGTTGTCTGTGTCACTGAGGGGATTCCGGTGCGTGATATGGTCAATGTTCATCGGCACCGTCAGGGTAAGGACAATGTTTTGATTGGCCCAAATTGTCCGGGAATTATTTCTCCCGATGAGTGCAAGATGGGAATTATGCCGGGGCACATCCATAAAAAAGGAACCATCGGCGTTATTTCGAAAAGTGGCACGCTTACCTACGAAGTTGTGGCGCAGTTGACCGAGCAGGGACTCGGGCAAACTACTTGCGTGGGTATTGGCGGGGATCCAATTATCGGGACCATGTACATAGAACTCCTTGAGCGTTTTGAGGCGGACCCAGAGACCGAGGCTATTATCATGATCGGCGAGATAGGCGGGTCTGCTGAATCGGATGCGGCGCGTTGGGCCAAGGAGAATGTTACGAAGCCAATGGTAGGTTTTATCGCGGGGCAGACGGCTCCTCCTGGCCGCCGTATGGGACATGCGGGCGCAATTATCTCTGGTGGAGAGGGAACGGCCGCCGAGAAAATGCGCGTAATGGATGAGTGCGGAATCCACGTTTCCAAGAGCCCTGGAGATATGGGCATCACCATGGCCAGGGCGCTTGGTAAGGCGTAA